From the genome of Hymenobacter sp. PAMC 26628, one region includes:
- a CDS encoding anhydro-N-acetylmuramic acid kinase: protein MNAAIARLCRLAQQPSRRIVGLMSGTSLDGLDVALCRLTGHGAATQLVLEQFATVPYNDDVRRRIRQVFAREQVSLEYLTLLNPWLGRLHADMVLGCLHAWQVAPADVDLVASHGQTVYHAPAHQHQHPDFEGLNATLQLGDGDHVAQGTGIITVSDFRQKHLAAGGEGAPLATYGDYLLLSSPDEERLLLNLGGIANFTYLPRAGADASTAFSTDTGPGNTLLDATIRAHRPGLHYDEDGRLALAGQVHEGLLGALLDHPFFAAALPKTTGPELFGPAYLAAAQTHTGTTALGLEALLATLVELSAVGVARAVQQVFGSAEAPLPAVYTSGGGAHNPALLGALRRHLPGAAFASTDALGVPADAKEAILFAVLANEAVAGRPVALGAGRQRVPAVTMGKISWPG, encoded by the coding sequence ATGAACGCAGCCATTGCTCGCCTTTGCCGCCTGGCCCAGCAGCCCAGCCGCCGCATCGTGGGGCTGATGTCGGGCACGTCACTTGATGGGCTCGACGTGGCCCTGTGCCGCCTCACGGGCCACGGCGCGGCCACGCAGCTAGTGCTGGAGCAGTTTGCCACAGTGCCCTACAACGATGACGTGCGCCGGCGCATCCGGCAGGTGTTTGCCCGCGAGCAAGTTAGCTTGGAATACCTGACCTTGCTGAACCCTTGGCTGGGCCGCCTGCACGCCGACATGGTACTTGGGTGCCTGCACGCCTGGCAGGTGGCCCCGGCCGACGTGGACCTGGTGGCCAGCCACGGCCAGACCGTGTACCACGCGCCCGCCCACCAGCACCAGCACCCCGATTTTGAGGGCCTGAACGCCACCCTGCAGCTCGGCGACGGCGACCACGTGGCCCAGGGCACGGGCATCATCACCGTCAGCGACTTCCGCCAGAAGCACCTGGCCGCCGGCGGCGAGGGGGCCCCGCTGGCCACCTACGGCGACTACCTGCTGCTGAGCAGCCCCGACGAGGAGCGCCTGCTGCTGAACCTGGGCGGCATCGCCAACTTCACCTACCTGCCCCGCGCCGGGGCCGACGCCAGCACCGCCTTTAGCACAGACACGGGCCCCGGCAACACCCTGCTCGACGCCACCATCCGGGCCCACCGGCCCGGGCTGCACTACGACGAAGACGGCCGCCTGGCCCTGGCCGGCCAGGTGCATGAGGGTCTGCTGGGGGCCCTGCTCGACCACCCATTTTTCGCCGCCGCGCTGCCCAAAACCACGGGCCCCGAGCTGTTCGGCCCCGCCTACCTGGCCGCCGCGCAGACCCACACCGGTACCACCGCTTTGGGCCTCGAAGCCCTGCTGGCCACGCTGGTGGAGCTGAGCGCCGTGGGCGTGGCGCGGGCGGTGCAGCAGGTATTCGGCAGCGCGGAGGCTCCGTTGCCAGCGGTTTATACCAGCGGCGGCGGGGCTCACAACCCGGCGCTGCTGGGGGCCCTGCGCCGCCATTTGCCGGGCGCGGCCTTCGCCAGCACCGATGCCCTGGGCGTGCCAGCTGATGCCAAGGAGGCCATCCTGTTTGCGGTGCTGGCCAACGAGGCGGTGGCGGGCCGGCCGGTGGCGCTGGGGGCTGGGCGGCAGCGCGTGCCGGCCGTCACGATGGGCAAAATCTCGTGGCCGGGGTAG
- a CDS encoding IS701 family transposase: MLTQTAYIEYLLSTPTNYTCTHLAAHRPDASHDQVNRFLRNSRLPVRQLRELVQPLLHDSPEAFLLVDDSVQDKKYSRFIAVAKRQYSGNVHGMVTGSGLVNRVHSSGQAGDFLPLDYRVYAPDDDQLTKNDHFLAMFDHVVAEDKVLARTILFDSWYAGSTNLKRIHRAGWTFFTTLKSNRLVSLTKTSGYQGLDTLDPPPQGWSQGVEVRLKEVPFGVKLFKLVATNGDIEWVITNHLAAHLTRELVIEAVQVRWQVEEFHRSFKQLTGAEKCQCRNANAQRNHLACCYLAWVSLRQHARRIGQTIYQAHQQQWAPYLRQLLQKPLIQALV, encoded by the coding sequence ATGCTGACCCAAACCGCTTATATCGAGTACCTGCTGAGTACGCCCACCAACTACACGTGCACCCATTTGGCAGCGCATCGGCCGGATGCGAGCCACGACCAGGTGAACCGTTTTTTGCGCAACAGCCGACTGCCGGTCCGTCAGTTGCGCGAGTTGGTGCAGCCCTTGTTACACGATTCGCCCGAGGCGTTTCTGTTGGTGGACGACAGCGTACAGGACAAAAAGTACAGCCGCTTCATCGCAGTGGCCAAGCGCCAGTACTCGGGCAACGTCCACGGCATGGTGACCGGCAGCGGGCTGGTCAACCGCGTGCACAGCAGCGGCCAGGCGGGCGATTTTCTGCCCCTGGATTACCGCGTCTACGCGCCGGATGACGACCAGCTCACGAAAAACGACCATTTTCTGGCCATGTTCGACCACGTCGTGGCCGAGGACAAAGTACTGGCGCGCACTATTTTATTCGACTCCTGGTACGCCGGCAGCACCAACCTGAAGCGCATTCACCGCGCCGGGTGGACGTTTTTCACGACCCTGAAAAGCAACCGGTTGGTGAGCCTGACCAAAACCAGCGGCTACCAGGGCTTGGACACGCTCGACCCGCCGCCGCAGGGCTGGAGCCAGGGCGTGGAAGTGCGCCTGAAAGAAGTGCCCTTTGGCGTAAAACTCTTCAAGCTAGTGGCCACGAACGGCGACATTGAATGGGTCATCACCAACCACTTGGCCGCTCATTTGACGCGGGAGCTGGTCATCGAGGCCGTGCAGGTGCGCTGGCAGGTGGAGGAATTTCACCGCAGCTTCAAGCAGCTGACGGGGGCCGAAAAGTGCCAGTGCCGCAACGCCAATGCACAACGCAACCACTTGGCCTGCTGTTACCTGGCCTGGGTTTCGCTCCGCCAACATGCCCGCCGAATAGGCCAAACCATTTATCAGGCACACCAACAGCAATGGGCACCCTACCTGCGGCAACTGCTCCAAAAACCACTTATCCAAGCCCTTGTTTAG
- a CDS encoding SusC/RagA family TonB-linked outer membrane protein has protein sequence MTQPYLLAGARSRHFWLLLLLLLGAAGGPAAAQTVRYVISGRVLDGNNEGLPGATVRLLNTVLGVTSDANGRYELPAAVAPGTYQVEVSSVGYRSTRRTVALGTAGPVAVQDAILTEDQLRLNEVVVTGTSVATSKKQLGNTIATVSGDELRTTVPTQIDQALDGKFAGVQITQNSGNPAGGMSVRLRGPSTVAGSSDPLYIIDGVIVNNDSPQLLDLGGSAQNRLVDISPNDVERVEVIKGAAAAAIYGSRASNGVVQIFTKRGKEGAPQVTFSSQLLVSQIRKKLDYNQYPSRFTNFVATDLTQVPVQRYDYQDGIFRTAVGTDDYVSVTGGSATTKYFASANYFRNQGIIKASDFARGGGRVRVQQSFGSKASLSVGANYTLSESHDIPNGGINEAYGALTGFIFANNFINPAADPTTGRYPSTSPQAFVLRTNPLEAINRFNFVQRTSRFIGDAQLSLTPFEGFSFDYVLGYDASTQIGTGFIPVGNTTPSYSTGYARRADRTAILVNNDATFNYRRNFTEWLASTTTVGGTLQYDQALSTNLTAIQLSPIVQTTAGGTLVPTTVNGLPVPNDSRQERTFVGAFVQQTLGLGNRLFLTGALRVDAASVYGANNRTQYYPKASVAYVLSEEKFWKDGKLGTLIPQFKLRGSFGKAGNLTAIGPYDRFTNYGPVTAGSLQGLAPATLLGNENIKPERQTEFETGVDASFFNDRLGFEVSYYNKRVQDLLLSRDLALSSGYSNRFENIGNMTNRGIEVLVRATPVQSKAVRWSITGTFTHNENHITDIPGGLLTFPNGFGLVAAVEGQPLGTFYGTYSARNPDGSLLLTPKLSDGSGGLPQRERGVQGPNGTGTPQRDATGQPTGAFLSKVLGNPNPRYIASLINEVGLLNNRLLLRVQFDAQQGFDVFNFTSRVGNRDLYGGLSGYEGELRGEVPKGTSAAIYNTFDRWVEDGSFVKLREASVSYLLKPKALGLRDLRLSVSGRNLVAFTKYSGYDPEVNAAGQSNAVRGFDFVEVPIPRTVSVGFNASF, from the coding sequence ATGACTCAACCTTACTTGCTTGCCGGCGCCCGCAGCCGGCACTTCTGGCTGTTGCTGTTGCTACTGCTGGGCGCGGCCGGGGGCCCCGCCGCGGCCCAAACTGTGCGCTACGTCATCAGTGGCCGGGTGCTGGATGGCAACAACGAAGGCTTACCCGGCGCCACGGTGCGCTTGCTGAACACGGTGCTCGGCGTGACCTCCGACGCCAACGGGCGCTACGAGCTGCCCGCGGCCGTAGCCCCCGGCACCTACCAGGTGGAGGTGAGCTCGGTGGGCTACCGCAGCACGCGCCGCACGGTGGCGCTGGGCACGGCCGGCCCCGTGGCCGTGCAGGACGCCATCCTGACCGAAGACCAATTGCGCCTGAACGAGGTGGTGGTGACCGGCACTTCGGTGGCCACGAGCAAGAAGCAGCTCGGCAACACCATTGCCACGGTGAGCGGCGACGAGCTGCGCACCACCGTGCCCACCCAGATTGACCAGGCGCTGGACGGCAAGTTTGCGGGCGTGCAAATCACCCAAAACTCGGGCAACCCGGCGGGCGGCATGTCGGTGCGGCTGCGGGGCCCCAGCACGGTGGCCGGCTCGTCGGACCCGCTCTACATCATCGACGGGGTGATTGTGAACAACGACTCGCCGCAGCTGCTCGACCTGGGCGGCTCGGCCCAGAACCGGCTGGTCGACATCAGCCCCAACGACGTGGAGCGCGTCGAGGTCATCAAGGGCGCGGCGGCGGCGGCCATCTACGGCTCGCGGGCGTCGAACGGCGTGGTGCAGATTTTCACCAAGCGCGGCAAGGAAGGGGCCCCGCAGGTCACGTTTTCGTCACAGCTGCTGGTCTCGCAAATCCGCAAGAAGCTTGATTACAACCAGTACCCGTCGCGCTTCACCAACTTCGTGGCCACCGACCTGACGCAGGTGCCGGTGCAGCGCTACGACTACCAGGACGGCATTTTCCGGACCGCCGTGGGCACCGACGACTACGTGAGCGTGACCGGCGGCTCGGCCACCACCAAGTACTTCGCCTCGGCCAACTACTTCCGCAACCAAGGCATTATCAAGGCCTCGGACTTTGCCCGCGGCGGGGGCCGGGTGCGCGTGCAGCAGTCCTTCGGCTCGAAGGCCAGCCTGAGCGTGGGCGCCAACTACACGCTTAGCGAGAGCCATGATATTCCGAATGGCGGCATTAACGAAGCCTACGGGGCCCTGACGGGCTTCATTTTCGCCAACAACTTCATCAACCCCGCCGCCGACCCCACCACCGGGCGCTACCCCAGCACCTCGCCCCAGGCGTTTGTGCTGCGCACCAACCCGCTGGAGGCCATCAACCGCTTCAACTTCGTGCAGCGCACCTCGCGCTTCATCGGCGATGCCCAACTGAGCCTCACCCCGTTCGAGGGCTTCTCGTTCGACTACGTGCTGGGCTACGACGCCAGCACCCAAATCGGCACGGGCTTCATTCCGGTAGGCAACACCACGCCCAGCTACAGCACCGGCTACGCCCGGCGGGCCGACCGCACGGCCATTCTGGTGAACAACGACGCCACGTTCAACTACCGCCGCAACTTCACGGAGTGGCTGGCCAGCACCACCACCGTGGGCGGCACCTTGCAGTACGACCAGGCCCTGAGCACCAACCTCACCGCCATTCAGCTCTCGCCCATTGTGCAAACGACCGCGGGTGGCACATTGGTGCCAACGACAGTAAATGGCTTGCCCGTGCCCAACGACAGCCGCCAAGAACGTACGTTCGTGGGAGCCTTTGTGCAGCAAACGCTGGGGCTGGGCAACCGCCTGTTTCTGACGGGCGCGCTGCGGGTGGACGCGGCCTCGGTGTACGGCGCCAACAACCGCACGCAGTATTACCCCAAGGCCAGCGTGGCCTACGTGCTGTCAGAGGAGAAATTCTGGAAAGACGGCAAGCTGGGCACGTTAATTCCGCAGTTCAAGCTGCGCGGCTCGTTCGGCAAGGCCGGCAACCTGACGGCCATCGGGCCCTACGACCGGTTCACGAACTATGGTCCCGTCACGGCCGGCTCGCTACAAGGGCTGGCCCCGGCTACTTTATTAGGCAACGAAAACATTAAGCCCGAGCGTCAAACTGAGTTCGAAACCGGCGTCGACGCCAGCTTCTTCAACGACCGGCTGGGCTTCGAGGTGTCGTACTACAACAAGCGCGTGCAGGACCTGCTCCTCTCGCGCGACCTGGCCCTGAGCAGCGGCTACAGCAACCGCTTCGAGAACATCGGCAACATGACCAACCGCGGCATTGAGGTGCTGGTGCGCGCCACGCCGGTGCAATCAAAAGCCGTGCGCTGGAGCATCACGGGCACGTTCACGCACAACGAAAACCACATCACCGACATCCCCGGGGGCCTGCTCACCTTCCCCAACGGCTTCGGCCTGGTGGCGGCCGTGGAGGGCCAGCCGCTGGGCACGTTCTACGGCACGTATTCGGCCCGCAACCCCGACGGCAGCCTGCTGCTCACGCCCAAGCTGAGCGACGGCAGCGGCGGCCTGCCCCAGCGCGAGCGCGGCGTGCAGGGCCCCAACGGCACCGGCACGCCCCAGCGCGACGCCACCGGCCAGCCCACCGGCGCGTTCCTGAGCAAGGTGCTCGGCAACCCCAACCCGCGCTACATCGCCTCGCTCATCAACGAAGTGGGGCTGCTCAACAACCGCCTCCTTTTGCGGGTGCAGTTTGATGCCCAGCAGGGCTTCGACGTGTTCAACTTCACGAGCCGCGTGGGCAACCGCGACCTGTACGGGGGCCTGAGCGGCTACGAGGGCGAGCTGCGCGGCGAGGTGCCCAAGGGCACCAGTGCCGCCATCTACAACACCTTCGACCGCTGGGTGGAGGACGGCTCGTTCGTGAAGTTGCGCGAGGCCTCGGTGAGCTACCTGCTGAAGCCCAAGGCTCTGGGCCTGCGCGATTTACGGCTGTCCGTGTCGGGCCGCAACCTGGTGGCTTTCACCAAGTACAGCGGCTACGACCCCGAGGTGAACGCCGCCGGCCAGAGCAACGCCGTGCGGGGCTTCGACTTCGTGGAGGTGCCCATCCCGCGCACCGTGTCGGTGGGCTTCAACGCTTCTTTCTAA
- a CDS encoding RagB/SusD family nutrient uptake outer membrane protein, giving the protein MKNRFSSLRRWARLLPVAALLGPTACQLDVVNPNAATDAQTLGTREGLLALSVGLRQLYSASALEPILLTPATTSREVKGVATFINVTDLETGGTALPNDNANLTNLFSRSLRVVGVADQLIAAAPTVLSTDAGARSGVLAHAYLFKAAALGALAGAFEQAPITTSTTGQAAFVPRAQVLAEAVRLLDLATAELAANAASADFTTQVLGTAFNLPNTVQAYRARLNLVAGNYAAALTAANLVDLTVRSVFSYSSQSPNPIYQSVNITRNFAPRGNFGLPAGFVDPADRRRSFFLTGARVASPPDSLRTLAGFFTSLTSDIPAYQPDELRLIRAEANLRLATPNVAGALADINAVRTQTSGDPFGVYAALPAYSGSTAVADLLLEVYKQRSIELFLSGQRLEDSRRFGRPGPPTSTAERTRNYYPYPRQERLNNPNVPADPAI; this is encoded by the coding sequence ATGAAAAACCGCTTCTCCTCGCTGCGCCGCTGGGCCCGGCTGCTGCCCGTGGCCGCGCTGCTGGGGCCCACCGCCTGCCAGCTCGACGTGGTGAACCCCAACGCCGCCACCGACGCCCAAACCCTGGGCACCCGCGAGGGCCTGCTGGCCCTGAGCGTGGGCCTGCGCCAGCTCTACTCCGCCTCGGCCCTGGAACCCATCCTGCTGACGCCGGCCACCACGTCGCGCGAGGTGAAGGGCGTGGCCACGTTCATCAACGTGACCGACCTGGAAACCGGCGGCACCGCCCTGCCCAACGACAACGCCAACCTGACCAACCTTTTCTCGCGCTCGTTGCGCGTGGTGGGCGTGGCCGACCAGCTGATTGCCGCCGCGCCCACCGTGCTCAGCACCGACGCCGGGGCCCGCAGCGGCGTGCTGGCCCACGCCTACCTGTTCAAGGCGGCGGCGCTGGGGGCCCTGGCCGGGGCCTTCGAGCAGGCGCCCATCACCACCAGCACCACCGGGCAGGCGGCCTTCGTGCCCCGCGCGCAGGTGCTGGCCGAGGCCGTGCGCCTGCTGGACCTGGCCACCGCCGAGCTGGCAGCCAACGCCGCCTCCGCTGATTTCACGACCCAGGTGCTGGGCACGGCCTTCAACCTGCCCAACACCGTGCAGGCCTACCGCGCCCGCCTCAACCTGGTGGCCGGCAACTACGCGGCGGCCCTCACGGCGGCCAATCTGGTCGATTTGACGGTGCGCTCGGTGTTCAGCTACAGCAGCCAGAGCCCCAACCCCATTTACCAGTCGGTGAACATCACGCGCAACTTCGCGCCGCGTGGCAACTTTGGCCTGCCCGCGGGCTTCGTGGACCCCGCCGACCGCCGCCGGAGCTTCTTCCTCACCGGGGCCCGGGTGGCGAGCCCGCCGGATAGCCTGCGCACGCTGGCCGGCTTCTTCACCAGCCTCACCAGCGACATTCCGGCCTACCAGCCCGACGAGCTACGCCTCATCCGGGCCGAGGCCAACCTGCGCCTGGCCACGCCCAACGTGGCGGGGGCCCTGGCCGACATCAACGCCGTGCGCACCCAAACCAGCGGCGACCCGTTTGGCGTGTACGCGGCCCTGCCGGCCTACAGCGGCTCCACGGCGGTGGCCGATTTGCTGCTCGAAGTGTACAAGCAGCGCAGCATCGAGCTGTTCCTCAGCGGCCAGCGGCTGGAGGACAGCCGCCGCTTCGGCCGCCCCGGCCCGCCCACCAGCACCGCCGAGCGCACCCGCAACTACTACCCCTACCCGCGCCAGGAGCGCCTCAACAACCCCAACGTGCCCGCCGACCCGGCCATCTGA
- a CDS encoding response regulator: protein MPCRLILVDDHPALTRGLAALFSQEPDLVVNGQFATGGALLAFLEGAPVLPADVLLLDLHLPPPHDGLALLPRLRRQWPALRVLVFSSATSPVLVAQVAAAGAQGFLDKSAEATDLLAAIRAVHAGQRVLPARSGPRAAAPHPAADALLRLHQLSAREREIIGLVCEGLSSRAIAARLSLAEVTVATHRRNLMQKLGLHGVAELMRFAQVHGL, encoded by the coding sequence ATGCCCTGCCGTTTAATCCTCGTGGACGACCACCCGGCCCTGACGCGGGGCTTGGCCGCGCTGTTCAGCCAAGAGCCGGACTTGGTGGTGAACGGGCAGTTTGCTACCGGCGGGGCCCTGCTGGCGTTTTTGGAAGGGGCCCCCGTGCTGCCGGCCGATGTGCTGCTGCTCGACCTGCACCTGCCGCCGCCCCACGACGGGCTGGCCCTGCTGCCGCGCCTGCGCCGCCAGTGGCCGGCGCTGCGGGTGCTGGTGTTCAGCAGCGCCACCTCGCCCGTACTGGTGGCGCAAGTAGCGGCGGCCGGGGCCCAGGGCTTCCTCGACAAATCGGCGGAAGCCACCGACTTGCTGGCCGCCATCCGGGCCGTGCACGCGGGGCAGCGGGTATTACCGGCCCGGTCGGGGCCCCGGGCCGCCGCGCCCCACCCGGCCGCCGATGCCTTGCTGCGCCTGCACCAGCTCTCCGCGCGCGAGCGCGAAATCATCGGCCTCGTGTGCGAAGGCCTTTCTTCCCGGGCCATTGCCGCGCGCCTCTCGCTGGCCGAAGTCACGGTGGCCACCCACCGCCGCAACCTGATGCAGAAGCTGGGCCTGCACGGCGTGGCCGAACTGATGCGCTTCGCCCAAGTGCACGGCTTGTAG
- a CDS encoding sensor histidine kinase translates to MRFFVLLGWLGCSGLLAWPAAARPGPLVADTLFLRAVNDGPWNHYFAYCLDACDQPSSGAKAAALWAAGRFREVPPGRVFQVGYTQDRLWLRATVVNTLPQRTRFVWSLYTFVDSATLFVQPGGRGVPRFVAATSGRVVAARRGFPARASCLPFWLEAHAQAVVYLRVENHTGALYLPTDLTTAEDYLAYESGFFMTKNWVWLLGVYLSSALFNLLLYAFLRDRIHLWYGAYVFFITWFLLMEDGIDAWLLPPWAYGLGWRLGQYSVLLLALACGLRIMGLFVRLRQGWPRLYRLSVGLSVGAVACVGAYALLFGPVLARAPAGLAWLNGAREVLLWGMLLAGGAMLTAVLRYGRPPQQRLAALYGLTYSCFFLGSVNFLLNRSGLTNIHIANPNGLAWGLALELLALSTLLTDRFRRTLRQNAELRVRQLRERAVAGQRLIGAQEEERAALARELHDALAPGLTALHLAWQGRLVRQALALAPPLLAEAHAQTEALLRQLRHDVRTLSHVLLPIPADELLPLPQALALLVETLGLTDDGPRVTARCDPDADGLPAPVQQAAYRIVAELLHNALRHAEASYVRVGVRCSNAGVRLTVADDGRGFDPHGPAPHRGGLGLRGVQARASYLRGWVLISSQPGQGTVVSVELPVF, encoded by the coding sequence ATGCGTTTTTTCGTGCTGCTCGGCTGGTTGGGGTGCAGCGGGCTGCTGGCCTGGCCGGCCGCGGCCCGCCCGGGGCCCCTGGTTGCCGACACCCTGTTCCTGCGAGCCGTGAACGACGGGCCTTGGAACCACTACTTCGCCTACTGCCTCGACGCCTGCGACCAGCCAAGCAGCGGGGCTAAAGCGGCGGCGCTGTGGGCCGCCGGGCGGTTTCGGGAGGTACCGCCGGGGCGCGTGTTTCAGGTGGGCTACACGCAGGACCGGCTGTGGCTGCGGGCCACCGTGGTGAACACGCTGCCCCAACGCACCCGCTTCGTGTGGAGCCTGTACACGTTCGTGGACAGCGCCACGCTCTTTGTGCAGCCCGGCGGGCGGGGTGTGCCGCGCTTCGTGGCGGCCACCAGCGGGCGGGTGGTGGCCGCCCGGCGCGGGTTTCCGGCGCGGGCCAGCTGCCTGCCGTTTTGGCTCGAAGCCCACGCCCAGGCCGTGGTGTACCTGCGCGTCGAGAACCACACCGGGGCCCTGTACCTGCCCACCGACCTGACCACGGCCGAGGATTACCTGGCCTACGAGTCGGGGTTTTTCATGACCAAAAACTGGGTGTGGCTACTGGGCGTGTACCTCAGCAGTGCCCTGTTCAACCTCCTGCTCTACGCGTTTCTGCGCGACCGCATTCACCTCTGGTACGGGGCCTACGTGTTCTTTATTACCTGGTTTTTGCTGATGGAAGACGGCATCGATGCCTGGCTGCTGCCGCCGTGGGCCTACGGGCTGGGCTGGCGCCTGGGGCAGTACAGCGTGCTGCTGCTGGCCCTGGCCTGCGGGCTGCGCATCATGGGGCTGTTTGTGCGGCTGCGGCAGGGCTGGCCGCGCTTGTACCGCCTCAGCGTGGGGCTCAGCGTGGGGGCGGTGGCGTGCGTGGGGGCCTACGCCCTGTTGTTTGGGCCCGTGCTGGCGCGGGCCCCCGCGGGGCTGGCCTGGCTGAACGGCGCCCGCGAGGTGCTGCTGTGGGGAATGCTGCTGGCGGGCGGGGCCATGCTCACGGCGGTGCTGCGCTACGGGCGGCCGCCGCAGCAGCGGCTGGCGGCGCTCTACGGGCTCACGTACAGCTGCTTTTTCCTGGGCAGCGTCAATTTCTTGCTGAACCGCTCGGGGCTGACCAACATTCATATTGCCAACCCCAACGGCCTGGCCTGGGGCCTGGCCCTGGAGCTGCTCGCGCTGAGTACCCTGCTCACGGACCGCTTCCGCCGCACACTGCGCCAGAATGCCGAGCTGCGCGTGCGCCAGCTGCGCGAGCGGGCGGTGGCCGGCCAGCGCCTCATCGGGGCCCAAGAGGAGGAGCGCGCGGCCCTGGCCCGCGAGCTGCACGACGCCCTGGCCCCCGGCCTCACGGCACTGCACCTGGCCTGGCAGGGCCGGCTGGTACGGCAGGCCCTGGCCCTGGCCCCGCCGCTGCTGGCCGAGGCCCATGCCCAAACCGAGGCCCTGCTGCGCCAGCTGCGCCACGACGTGCGCACCCTCAGCCACGTGCTGCTGCCCATTCCGGCCGACGAGCTGCTGCCCCTGCCCCAGGCCCTGGCCCTGCTCGTCGAAACCCTGGGCCTGACCGACGACGGCCCCCGCGTGACGGCCCGCTGCGACCCCGATGCTGACGGCCTGCCCGCCCCCGTGCAGCAGGCGGCCTACCGCATCGTGGCCGAGCTGCTGCACAACGCCCTGCGCCACGCCGAGGCCAGCTACGTGCGCGTGGGCGTGCGCTGCTCGAACGCGGGGGTGCGCCTCACCGTGGCCGACGACGGCCGGGGCTTCGACCCCCACGGCCCGGCCCCGCACCGCGGGGGCTTGGGCCTGCGCGGCGTGCAGGCCCGCGCCAGCTACCTGCGCGGCTGGGTGCTCATCAGCAGCCAGCCCGGCCAGGGCACGGTCGTTAGTGTCGAGCTGCCAGTATTTTAA
- a CDS encoding FtsB family cell division protein — protein sequence MTIPRFLVPVLRVVRSFYFLVGGAFLVWMLVFDANDLGKQFDIYRKYQDLLSEKQYYLDNIETVKSDRAELMSSPALLEKFAREKYLMKRPGEDLFIMVPEDAASK from the coding sequence ATGACAATACCCCGATTCCTGGTGCCGGTGCTGCGCGTGGTGCGCAGCTTTTACTTCCTCGTGGGCGGGGCCTTTTTGGTGTGGATGCTGGTGTTTGACGCCAACGACCTGGGCAAGCAGTTCGACATCTACCGCAAGTACCAGGACCTGCTCAGCGAAAAGCAGTACTACCTCGACAACATCGAAACGGTGAAGAGTGACCGCGCCGAGCTGATGAGCAGCCCCGCGCTGCTGGAGAAATTCGCCCGCGAAAAATACCTGATGAAGCGCCCCGGCGAAGACTTGTTCATCATGGTGCCCGAGGACGCTGCCAGCAAGTGA
- the eno gene encoding phosphopyruvate hydratase, which yields MSIISQIHARQIFDSRGNPTIEVDVTTDSGATGRAAVPSGASTGVHEAVELRDGDKAMYQGKGVLKAVENVNTTLAEELVGFSVYEQGLIDKIMRELDGTPNKGNLGANAILGVSLAAARAAAQDAGMPLYRYVGGVGATTLPVPMMNILNGGSHADNKIDFQEFMVMPVGASSFSEALRWGTDIFHTLKTVLKKKGYSTNVGDEGGFAPDIQSNEEAIQIVLQAIEQAGYQPGEQVMIALDPAASEFFEDGHYHFKKSTGEKLTPEQMVSYWVDWTKKYPIISIEDGLAEDDWAGWKSITDQVGKKIQLVGDDLFVTNVERLQRGIDEHIANAILIKVNQIGTLTETIDAVSLGRRNGYKSIMSHRSGETEDSTIADLAVALNTGQIKTGSASRSDRMAKYNQLLRIEEELGEIAYFPGRKM from the coding sequence ATGAGCATCATTTCGCAAATTCACGCCCGCCAGATTTTCGATTCGCGCGGCAATCCCACCATCGAAGTTGACGTGACCACCGACAGCGGGGCCACGGGCCGCGCCGCTGTGCCCAGCGGGGCCAGCACCGGCGTGCACGAAGCCGTGGAGCTGCGCGACGGCGACAAAGCCATGTACCAGGGTAAGGGCGTGCTCAAGGCGGTGGAGAACGTGAACACCACGCTGGCCGAAGAGCTGGTGGGCTTCTCGGTATACGAGCAGGGGCTGATCGACAAAATCATGCGCGAGCTCGACGGCACCCCCAACAAGGGCAACCTCGGGGCCAACGCCATCCTGGGCGTGAGCCTGGCCGCGGCCCGCGCCGCCGCCCAGGACGCCGGCATGCCGCTGTACCGCTACGTGGGCGGCGTGGGCGCCACCACGCTGCCCGTGCCGATGATGAACATCCTCAACGGCGGCTCACACGCTGACAACAAGATTGACTTCCAGGAATTTATGGTGATGCCCGTGGGCGCCAGCTCGTTTAGCGAGGCGCTGCGCTGGGGTACCGACATTTTCCACACCCTCAAAACGGTGCTGAAGAAAAAGGGCTACAGCACCAACGTGGGCGACGAGGGCGGTTTTGCCCCCGACATTCAGAGCAACGAGGAGGCCATCCAAATTGTGCTGCAAGCCATCGAGCAGGCCGGCTACCAGCCCGGCGAGCAGGTGATGATTGCCCTCGACCCCGCCGCGTCGGAGTTCTTCGAAGACGGCCACTACCACTTCAAAAAGAGCACCGGCGAGAAGCTGACGCCCGAGCAAATGGTGAGCTACTGGGTGGACTGGACCAAGAAGTACCCCATCATCAGCATCGAAGACGGCCTGGCCGAGGACGACTGGGCGGGCTGGAAGAGCATCACCGACCAAGTGGGCAAGAAAATTCAGCTCGTGGGCGACGACTTGTTCGTGACCAACGTGGAGCGCCTCCAGCGTGGCATCGACGAGCACATTGCCAACGCCATCCTCATCAAAGTCAACCAAATCGGTACCCTCACCGAAACGATTGACGCCGTAAGCTTAGGCCGCCGCAACGGCTATAAGTCCATCATGAGCCACCGCTCGGGCGAAACCGAGGATTCGACCATCGCCGACCTGGCCGTGGCCCTGAACACCGGCCAGATCAAAACCGGCTCGGCCTCGCGCTCCGACCGCATGGCCAAGTACAACCAGTTGCTGCGCATCGAGGAAGAGCTGGGCGAAATCGCCTACTTCCCCGGCCGCAAAATGTAG